Proteins encoded in a region of the Benincasa hispida cultivar B227 chromosome 2, ASM972705v1, whole genome shotgun sequence genome:
- the LOC120072243 gene encoding bifunctional TH2 protein, mitochondrial produces the protein MRSLFISKFPPNSRFPIPIAVSAAFRSRSPPSATPSPPEMPPRLAMISHVDSDGPLARRLWNKCRRESILSMYTPFCVCLASGALNIDTFRHYIDQDVHFLKAFGRAYELAAECADDDDAKHSINELRKAVSVELKMHASFVKEWAAEDGKESPVNPATVKYTDFLLATASGKIEGAKALGNLATPFERTKLAAYTLGAMTPCMRLYAYLATEFKGALRADHGDHPYKTWIENYSSKGFEAAAERTEDVLEKLSATLTGEELDTIEKLYHQAMKLEQEFFCSQPISQRTVVPLIKDHNPAEDRLVLFSDFDLTCTVVDSSAILAEIAIVRAPKPDQIQPEDQVITRMSSADLRNTWGVISRQYTEEYEDCIDKILPPKTEEFKFEDLCTALEQLSDFEKRANNRVIESGVLKGLNFEDIRRAGEHLIIQDGCFNFFGTACKSENLNVGLHILSYCWCADLIRSSFNSGGLLTQATIHANEFAFEEAVSTGDLVRKIESPLDKLNAFRKILENYGNDKKNLTVYVGDSIGDLLCLLEADIGIVIGSSASLRRLATRFGVSFVPLYPSVVRKQKELTEETRRSWKGLSGVLYTVNSWAEIHAFVLGC, from the exons ATGCGCTCACTGTTCATCTCCAAATTCCCACCCAATTCTCGATTCCCAATCCCAATCGCCGTTTCCGCCGCCTTCCGATCCCGATCTCCGCCCTCCGCCACCCCATCTCCTCCGGAAATGCCTCCCCGTCTGGCTATGATTTCTCATGTCGACTCTGACGGCCCTCTCGCCCGGAGATTGTGGAATAAGTGCCGTCGAGAGTCGATACTCTCGATGTACACCCCTTTCTGCGTTTGTCTCGCTTCTGGGGCTCTCAATATCGATACATTTCGCCACTATATCGACCAGGATGTTCATTTTCTCAAGGCGTTTGGTCGAGC GTATGAATTAGCTGCAGAATGTGCTGACGATGATGATGCAAAACATTCAATCAATGAGCTGAGAAAGGCAGTGTCTGTAGAACTGAAAATGCATGCTTCGTTTGTTAAG GAATGGGCTGCTGAAGATGGAAAAGAATCTCCTGTGAACCCTGCTACAGTTAAATACACTGATTTTTTGTTGGCAACGGCATCTGGCAAGATTGAAGGAGCCAAAGCTCTTGGTAATCTTGCAACCCCATTTGAACGAACAAAGCTTGCTGCTTATACTCTTGGTGCCATGACACCCTGCATGAGGCTGTACGCCTATTTAGCCACAGAGTTTAAGGGAGCTCTTCGTGCTGACCATGGTGATCACCCCTACAAGACGTGGATCGAAAATTACTCATCTAAAGGTTTTGAG gCAGCAGCTGAGAGAACTGAAGACGTGCTTGAGAAACTTTCAGCAACTTTGACCGGTGAAGAGCTTGACACCATTGAGAAGCTCTATCACCAAGCTATGAAACTCGAGCAAGAATTTTTCTGCTCTCAGCCTATTTCCCAGAGGACAGTAGTTCCTTTGATTAAAGATCACAATCCTGCAGAAGATCGTTTGGTACTGTTTTCTGATTTTGATTTGACATGCACCGTTGTCGATTCTTCTGCCATTCTGGCAGAAATTGCAATTGTAAGAGCTCCAAAACCTGATCAGATTCAACCTGAAGACCAAGTCATTACCAGGATGTCATCAGCCGACCTCAGAAACACATGGGGTGTTATTTCCAGGCAGTATACAGAAGAGTATGAGGATTGCATCGACAAAATCCTGCCCCCTAAAACTG AGGAATTTAAGTTTGAAGATCTGTGTACAGCACTTGAGCAACTCTCTGATTTTGAGAAAAGGGCAAATAATAGAGTCATCGAGTCTGGAGTACTTAAGGGATTAAATTTTGAAGATATAAGACGAGCTGGTGAACATCTTATTATTCAAGATGGTtgttttaatttctttggaaCCGCTTGTAAGAGTGAAAATTTGAATGTTGGTCTCCACATACTGTCTTATTGTTGGTGCGCGGATCTCATTAGGTCATCTTTTAATTCAG GTGGTTTATTAACTCAAGCGACTATACATGCGAATGAGTTTGCCTTTGAAGAAGCAGTTTCAACGGGTGATTTAGTTAGGAAGATAGAATCTCCCCTTGATAAACTGAATGCTTTCCGAAAAATCTTGGAGAACTATGGCAATGATAAAAAGAACCTCACGGTGTACGTTGGAGACTCTATTGGTGACTTGCTTTGCCTACTCGAAGCAGATATAGGAATTGTTATTGGCTCAAGTGCCAGTCTAAGGAGATTGGCAACTCGATTTGGAGTTTCTTTTGTTCCGTTGTACCCCAGCGTGGTAAGAAAACAGAAAGAACTTACCGAAGAGACACGACGCAGTTGGAAAGGATTGTCTGGTGTCCTTTACACGGTCAATTCTTGGGCTGAAATCCATGCTTTTGTTCTTGGATGCTAG